AATGGCTATACCAAAGAAGGTAAATTAATTAGCTTTAGAAGATGCATTTATATGGAGTGTGCTGAACTTATTGACTCTTTTGCTTGGAAGCATTGGAAAAGTATACACACTCCTGCAAACTGGGATAATGTATGTATTGAAATAGTAGATATATGGCATTTTATCTTGAGTTTAATTTTAGAAGAATACAAAGAAAAACAAATTAATGATAAAAATTTCATAGCAGAAGAAGTTTCTTCTGTAAGTTTTTTTGATGATTTTTGCAAAGAAACTTCTAATCCAAATGAAGCAGATATTTATGGAATTTTAAATGATATTGAGCTTATTATCCATAAATGCAGTGGATTTGATTATGATTTAGGTGAGCTTTTAAGTGTCTATTTTATTCTAGCTAGAAAATGTGGCTTAAATTTCTTTAAACTTTACAAAACATATATTGGAAAAAATATTTTAAATCAATTCAGACAAGAAAATGGCTATAAAGAAGGCACATATAAAAAAACATGGAATGGTGTAGAAGATAATGAAGTTTTAAATCAAATTTTAAAAGAAACCTTAGATTATAAAGAAATTTACAAAAAACTTCAAAATTATTACGATGAATTAAAATGAATATTTTATATCTAAGCTTGCAAAATTTTTTTAGTAAACCTTTTTTAAAATTTTCTTTTTTGCCTTTTTTTGTTAGTTTAATTATTTTAGCCTTGCTTGTATTCTACACCTATGATATCTTTTTTTCTTATATTGAAGATGTCATTAGCGGAACTTTCATGGCTTGGTTTTTTAGCTTTTCCATAGTACAATTTTCACTTACATTTTTGAGTGCCATAGGTGGATTTTTCATAGTAGTTTTTGCCTCAGTATTTTTATCCATGCTAATTATTTCTTTTTTAACGCCTTATATAGTAAAAAAAATAAATCAAAAATACTACAACTATTTCATACAAAAAGAAGTAAATTCTTTAGAAGTTTTACTCAAAACATTTAAATTTATATTGACTTTTTGCGTATTATTTATAATCGCTACTTTTTTACTAATCATACCTTTTATAAGTATTGTGATTTATTATGGAGTTTTTTATTATTTATTTCATAAACTTTTACTCTTAGATGTATTAAGCAATGTCTTGGATAAAAATTCTTTTAATAATTTTTATAAGAACTCTTCACCTTTGAACTTTAAAATAAGTACTTTAATATTTTTTATTTTATCAAGCATTCCTTTACTTGGACTATTTTTACAAGTATTTTATGTAATTTTTTTAACTCATTTGAGTTACCAAAAGATCTTAAATTTAGAAGCTAAAAATAATGGATGAGAGAATTAAAAAATTCATTCATTCTCAAAAACTCTTAACCTTGAGCGTGCAAGATAATGATGAAATATATTGCGCAAGTTGCTATTATGCTTTTGATGATAAAAATCTTGCATTGATTTTTGCTAGCGAAGAACATACTAAACACATTCAGCTTTCTTATAAAAATCCAAAAGTAGGAGTTAATATAGCACTAGATACAAATATTATCAATCTTATTAAAGGAGTGCAAATTAAAGCTATTTTTAGAAAAGCTACCGCAGAACAAGAAAAAATATATTATGAAAAATTTCCCTTTGCAAAACTTGCAAAAGCTTGTATTTTTACTCTAAATATACAATGGGCAAAATATACCGATAATAAAATTCTACTTTCTAAAAAATTAGAATTTTTTATTTAAAAATATCCTAAAAATATAATATTTTTTAATAAAAATTAATTTTTTTATAATTTTTTAAATATTTTTTTAATAAAATTATACAAACCATCATAATCATAAAGTCAAATATTGACTTTGTCAAGGAGAAAAAATGCTCTCTTCTATTAAGAAATACCTACTAGGTAATTTTTCCAACAAAATAGCTTTCTTAGTTTGTATTTTTGTTGTAGTTTTGCTATGTGTTTTAGGTTTTTTTAATTATGTTAAATCTAAATCCAATAGCCATACACTGTTAGTTCAGTTTCAACAAAAGGTTGCTTTTGATGTGAGTAAAAGATTTGATTTATACGCAAGCGATAGGCGCAATATGATCAATTCTTTAACAAAATACATCAAAGAAAATAAAAATAATCTAAATTCAATACAATATACTAGTTTATTAAATTCTATAGGAAATTCTTTGGGTTTTGATTTAACCTATGTGGGTTTTGAAGATGGAACTATATTTAGATCAAATGGCAATAATCAAACTCCAGAAAGTGGTTATGATCCTAGATCTAGAGGATGGTATAAAGAAGCCAAGGGAAAAAGAGAGTTAATTGTCACAGATCCTTACATATCATCTAGTATGCAAAAACCAACCATTTCTTATGCTAGTCCTATTATAGACAATGGAAAAGTTATAGGTGTAGTTGCTGCTGATTATGATTTGAAAAAATTCTCAGAAGAAGTTTTGGCTATAGGTAAAACACCTTATTCACATGCTGCTGTTTTAGCTGATGATGGAACTTATCTTTTTCATACCGATTCTTCCAAAATCTTAACCTCAACTAATATTAGTAAAGATATTATTTCAAATTATTTTAAAACAACTGAAGGTGCAAACAAAGGTCTTTCTAGGGATATTTTCAAAATTCAAACTAAGGAAGAAGGGATCAAAGCTTTAATTTGTAATGGTAGTATCAATCCAAAATATACTATTTGCTCTATAGCTGATTATGATTTTTACAGCGATACAGCTAAACAAACATTGATGGAACAAATTATTATTTCCTTAATTGCTATTTTTATTACTTTGATTTTTATTAGAATAATCATTTCTTATAATCTTAAGCCAATTGCTATTATATCTTCAGGCTTGCATAATTTCTTTAACTATTTAAATCATAAAGACATTCATTCACACCCTATTAAACTAAAAACTCAAGATGAATTTGGGAAAATGGCAGATGAGATTAACGAAAATATCAATATCATCAAAGAAGCTCTAAGCAAAGACGCAAAAGCTATTGAAGAATCTGTAAATGTTGCTAGAAAAATAGAAACAGGTGAGCTTAATTTACACATTAGCTCTCATGCTAACAATCCACAAATTCAAGAACTCATAGATGTTTTAAATAAAATGCTTGATACTTTACAACAAAAAATTGGTAATAATTTAAACGAAATTCAAGCGGTATTTGATAGTTATAAACAATTAGATTTTACTGCAGCTATTAATACCCCAAAAGGCGATGTTGAAAAAGCAATCAATGCTCTTGGGAATGAAATCAAAAACATGCTTTCAAAATCACTAAACCAAGGTGAGTTATTAAATCAAAAAGCTGAAGCACTCAAACAAAGTATGCATGAACTTACAAATGATGCCACACATCAAACCTCATCATTACAAGAAAGTGCAAGAGCTTTAGAGCAAATGAATTCAACTATGAGTGAAATTTCTATCAAAGCACAAGATGTAGTTAAACAAAGTAATGATATTAAAAGTGTTACCACTATGATTTCAGATATTGCTGATCAAATTAACCTACTTGCATTAAATGCAGCTATTGAAGCAGCTCGTGCAGGAGAACATGGTCGTGGCTTTGCTGTTGTTGCTGATGAAGTTAGAAACTTAGCAGAAAGAACTCAAAAGTCTTTAGGTGAGATTGAAGCTAATACTAATATCTTAGCCCAGTCTATAAATGATATGGGTGAAGCTATAAAGGAAGAAGCTAATGATATTAGCCAAATTAATGAGTCAGTGGCTACTATAGAAAAACTTACACAACAAAATTCTCAAACAGCAATACATACAAATGCTATTGCAAATGAAGTAGATTCTTTAGCACAAGATATATTAAGTGAAACAAAAAAAAGAAAATTTTAAAAGATGCCTTTTTGGCATCTAGATTTAAGAAAAAGAAGGTTTAATTTGTTCTAACCAAGCATCAATTCTACTTTCGGTTAAATCCTCATGGTTATCATTATCTAATGCAAGCCCTACAAATTTATCTCCTTCTACCGCATCACTTGATTCAAAAGTATAACCACCTGTAGAAACTGAACCTACTAAATTTGCACCTGCTGCTTTTAAAGCCTGAGCAAGTTTTCCCATAGCACTACAATATGTATCTGAGTAGCTTTCACTATCTCCCATACCAAAAACTGCAACGGTTTTTCCACTAAGATTTAAAGCTGAAAAATCAAAACTATCCCAATCATCTTGAAAATCTCCACTTCCCCAAGTAGAAGTTCCGCAGATTAATTTATCATAAGAATTGATTTTTTCTGCATTAATATCTGCAATATTTAACACATCTGAAATTCCTAATTTTTGAGCGATCATATTTGCCGCACCTTCGGTATTTCCCATAGAGCTACCATAAATTACTGCTACTGACATTTAACATCTCCTTAAAATTTGATTATTAATAGTATAGGGAACTAATTTTAGCAAAGTTTTGTTATTTTCACATAAATTATGTCTTATTTCTTTATGTTGAGTAAAATTTTTATTTCTTGGATACACAATATAAAATATTTCAAAAACATTTTTTTTGATAATTTGCAAAGCTAAATTTATATCCTTTTTATTATCTTCAAAAAAAGAAGGCATAATAGCCATTTTATCATTGATAATAATGATATTTTCTTGAATATCTACCCTAGCCTTTACATTGCTTTTACAAATTTTATCATATACAAAAGACTCAAAAGCCACCTGTGGATCTAAGATAAAATTTGATGACATAAAAACATTTTGTATTAATCTAGCTAAAGCATATTTTGGCATCTTTGCTTCAAGCTGTAATTTATTTAAATTTCCTTCTTTATATGCTTTGATGATTTTATGAGAATATGGACAAAATTGTTTTATTTTACTAAATTTCAAAACCCTTTCTGTGATCATATTTTGGATTTTTAACTCAAAAATATTTCTTAAACTAGTAGCTTTTTTTGCATAAATATAAGGTATTTTTAGATCATTTTCCACCAAAGAATTATACAAATTTAAAAAAATAAAATTAATATTTTCTTGTTCTAAATCTCTAAATATTTTAGGTACCAAATCCTCTTTGTTATTAAAACCAAACATATTATGCCTTTTTTGTACATTCATAAGTTTGTTCAAGACCAAAAACCTTGCAATATTCGCAATATACACAACTCACACTGCGTTTAGCACAAACCAAAGGTATATTGCGTTTTTTTGCCTCTGTTTTAATTTTTTTCATGGTGTTGTGATTTAAAAAACTAGTAAGCATGACTATGCATTCAGTATTTTGTGGAATGGGTTTTCTATTTACCCTATTTTCATTTCTAGCATCCCAATGCTCTATACTTTTTGCGCCTAAATTTGTCAAAACTGCCTTAATTGGAGTAATTTCATCTGCACCTATAACCAAAACTGACATTGAGCTTTCCTTTTATAAAAATGATAATTGTTATTATAATTTATAAAAGATAAATTTTAACTGATACTCAATATCAATTTTTAAAATTATGTATTATAGGTTTGATCAAAAATATCTGCGTGTAAAATCTCTTCTAAAACCACTGTAGCATATGAACCTTTTTGCAAGAAAAATTCTAAAGTAAAATGAGCTTTTTCTTCATCATAATAACTTTTACAATCTTGCAAATAAGACCACATAAAGCGTCTTGAACCTTGCATTTTATCTTTAAACTCATATGCAAAAGAAAAAATCTCATCTTCTAATTTTTTAGCTAGACCTTCATTTGTTTCATAAGCTTTAGAGCCTATTAAAAGCCCCATAGAACTAATATCTTTTTGATTAAATCTTTCTACTTCACTTGGCAAATCTTCACATACAAAGCATTTACCAAAAGGATAATGCCCTAAAACTTCACCTTTTAAAAGCTTAAAAAACTGCTTTTGATTTTTTAAACTTTTGATTTCATCTTTATCTAAATCATAAATTTGTTTTATTTCTTTTTCACTAAAATCATTGATAAAATGTGATAATTCCACCCTTTTACTCAAATATCTGTTAAAAAGTTCGCTTTGAAAGGCAGAAATTAAAAATTCTTGTATTTTTTTATTTTTGATTTTTTTACCTTTTAAAATTTCTAGTCCTTGTAAAAAATTATCTTGAAATTTACCAAAACGCTGATATCCAAAATAATTAGCAAAACCTTGTTCTTGGATATTTTTGAAAGCTTGTTCTATTTTTAAAGCATCTACTTTTGAAACTTTTTTTAATCTTATAAAAAATGAATTTCCTTTTAAATGCCCTATTCTAAGTTTATTATCATGATAAAAACTTTCTAAAATTTTCATCTTATCATGTTTAAAATTTTTTAAGCCCTCTTCAAATTTTTTAGGCATAGAAATATATTGAAAAGTTAAGCCTTGTTTA
The nucleotide sequence above comes from Campylobacter lari. Encoded proteins:
- the fldA gene encoding flavodoxin FldA — its product is MSVAVIYGSSMGNTEGAANMIAQKLGISDVLNIADINAEKINSYDKLICGTSTWGSGDFQDDWDSFDFSALNLSGKTVAVFGMGDSESYSDTYCSAMGKLAQALKAAGANLVGSVSTGGYTFESSDAVEGDKFVGLALDNDNHEDLTESRIDAWLEQIKPSFS
- a CDS encoding methyl-accepting chemotaxis protein, encoding MHELTNDATHQTSSLQESARALEQMNSTMSEISIKAQDVVKQSNDIKSVTTMISDIADQINLLALNAAIEAARAGEHGRGFAVVADEVRNLAERTQKSLGEIEANTNILAQSINDMGEAIKEEANDISQINESVATIEKLTQQNSQTAIHTNAIANEVDSLAQDILSETKKRKF
- the dut gene encoding dUTPase; its protein translation is MQVKDILKSMLELQQKLNDDTNGIGWENGYTKEGKLISFRRCIYMECAELIDSFAWKHWKSIHTPANWDNVCIEIVDIWHFILSLILEEYKEKQINDKNFIAEEVSSVSFFDDFCKETSNPNEADIYGILNDIELIIHKCSGFDYDLGELLSVYFILARKCGLNFFKLYKTYIGKNILNQFRQENGYKEGTYKKTWNGVEDNEVLNQILKETLDYKEIYKKLQNYYDELK
- a CDS encoding EI24 domain-containing protein, which codes for MNILYLSLQNFFSKPFLKFSFLPFFVSLIILALLVFYTYDIFFSYIEDVISGTFMAWFFSFSIVQFSLTFLSAIGGFFIVVFASVFLSMLIISFLTPYIVKKINQKYYNYFIQKEVNSLEVLLKTFKFILTFCVLFIIATFLLIIPFISIVIYYGVFYYLFHKLLLLDVLSNVLDKNSFNNFYKNSSPLNFKISTLIFFILSSIPLLGLFLQVFYVIFLTHLSYQKILNLEAKNNG
- a CDS encoding DUF2325 domain-containing protein, whose translation is MSVLVIGADEITPIKAVLTNLGAKSIEHWDARNENRVNRKPIPQNTECIVMLTSFLNHNTMKKIKTEAKKRNIPLVCAKRSVSCVYCEYCKVFGLEQTYECTKKA
- the truD gene encoding tRNA pseudouridine(13) synthase TruD, translating into MNFMEENIIFKPLYTLKHSPINVYFSKNSNDFVVREKPLYEFSGKGEHLILHIQKKDLSTSEALRILSEQSGVKMRDFGYSGLKDKQGLTFQYISMPKKFEEGLKNFKHDKMKILESFYHDNKLRIGHLKGNSFFIRLKKVSKVDALKIEQAFKNIQEQGFANYFGYQRFGKFQDNFLQGLEILKGKKIKNKKIQEFLISAFQSELFNRYLSKRVELSHFINDFSEKEIKQIYDLDKDEIKSLKNQKQFFKLLKGEVLGHYPFGKCFVCEDLPSEVERFNQKDISSMGLLIGSKAYETNEGLAKKLEDEIFSFAYEFKDKMQGSRRFMWSYLQDCKSYYDEEKAHFTLEFFLQKGSYATVVLEEILHADIFDQTYNT